ATGCCAGCCATGCTGAGCCCCGTGGTTATATGGCAGCAACACAATCTCCGGATAGAATTATTCATCTTATCTCAAGTAAAATACATTACCGTTTCAACCTGGAATGGTTAAAGAAGAAAGCAGATGTATAATTTGGTAATTATCTATAAATCAAATCTCATGTACATGATTGAACGTTTATTTTCAAAAAATAAAGTGTCTGGGAATAACGGGGTTCTGTTATTCTTATTTCTGCTATTGACTTATTCTGCAATGGCTCAGGAGCAGCCAAAAAGTCTTTCACCGCCTGATCCCAAGACCAATCCTGGTTCTGCACTCATGCTTGATGGTGATTGGGTGCCAGAAGATCCGCATGCAATCGATTTTGAGAATTTGCCCCGCATTCCAGCCAAACATAGGGTAATAAATGATGTGAGTAAAGAAGATGGGGTTAATCAGCATAATTATTTGATCCGTTATAATGGCAAATTCTGGGTGATGTGGAGTGATGGCCCAGGCGTTGAGGATAGGGTAGGTCAGGTAGTGAAATATGCTAACAGTAAAGATGGTTTGAATTGGAGTGATCCCAAAATGCTAACGCCTTATCCCCCTCATTCAGAACCGGATTCTCCTCATTATAACACCCGGTCAGATGAGGGTTTTCGTTGGATATCCCGTGGATTTTGGAAGCGGGATGGAGAGCTTCTGGCCCTTGCTTCTCTGGATGAAGCAGCGGGTTTTTTTGGTCCTGATCTGGAGCTAAGGGCTTTTTGCTGGGATGATCAATCAAATATATGGGAGGATGCAGGGGTG
The nucleotide sequence above comes from Bacteroidales bacterium. Encoded proteins:
- a CDS encoding exo-alpha-sialidase — translated: MIERLFSKNKVSGNNGVLLFLFLLLTYSAMAQEQPKSLSPPDPKTNPGSALMLDGDWVPEDPHAIDFENLPRIPAKHRVINDVSKEDGVNQHNYLIRYNGKFWVMWSDGPGVEDRVGQVVKYANSKDGLNWSDPKMLTPYPPHSEPDSPHYNTRSDEGFRWISRGFWKRDGELLALASLDEAAGFFGPDLELRAFCWDDQSNIWEDAGVVWDDAINNFPPKKLPTGEWLMSRRTHDYAEAGIQFLVGGNESIFQWESFEVPGSSDILDSEEPYWWILPDGENLMSLYRDNRGSGYLYRSFSTDYGRTWHRPVQTNFPDARSKFHGIRLTDGRYVLVSNPNPERRDPLALSISKDGMVFTKMAYLIGGRHVDYPHVLEHDGYLYVAFSGGKQSIEVLKIKISDLDHLKMPESMEFRR